A DNA window from Temnothorax longispinosus isolate EJ_2023e unplaced genomic scaffold, Tlon_JGU_v1 HiC_scaffold_102, whole genome shotgun sequence contains the following coding sequences:
- the Eas gene encoding ethanolamine kinase 1 isoform X2, whose product MVLIRIYGNNSALLIDRKSEINNIRILNKAGYTHCIYATFNNGFAYEFLEGETLTTETVRNPKVYPLIAKRMAEMHTLKFENESVSKEAFIWEKTKKFMQIMPKRFSDSLKQAKFEMLIPSHAILEEEYQILKSTLSKVNSPVVFAHNDLLLGNILYNPKRESVVFIDYEYTAFNHQAFDIVNHFTEFAGFDEPDYSLYPDENFQRMWLKEYLQVYNATTTVSEREVDKLYWQVTKFTPLPHFLWACWALIQSEHSHIDFDFLAYAAIRFNEYFRWKGEISKLETKYD is encoded by the exons ATGGTCCTGATTAGAATTTATGGCAACAATTCAGCGTTACTGATCGACCGAAaaagcgaaataaataatatccgG atATTGAACAAGGCTGGCTATACTCATTGCATTTATGCTACATTTAACAATGGATTTGCCTATGAATTTTTGGAGGGTGAAACTCTGACCACTGAAACAGTCAGGAATCCAAAAGTATACCCATTAATTGCGAAACGTATGGCTGAAATGCACACTCTCAAATTTGAAAACGAATCCGTGTCAAAAGAAGCCTTTATTTgggaaaaaacgaagaaatttatgcaaattatgCCCAAAAGATTTTCCGACTCCCTCAAGCAAGCAAA GTTTGAAATGTTAATACCGTCGCATGCAATATTGGAGGAAGAATATCAGATATTGAAAAGTACACTTTCCAAAGTGAATAGTCCCGTAGTGTTTGCTCACAATGATCTTCTACTAGggaatatattgtacaatcCAAAACGGGAGAGCGTCGTTTTTATCGATTATGAATACACTGCGTTCAACCATCAGGCATTTGATATAGTTAATCACTTTACAGAATTTGCCG GTTTTGACGAGCCAGATTATTCTTTGTATCCGGATGAAAATTTCCAAAGAATGTggttaaaagaatatttgcaAGTGTACAATGCGACGACTACGGTGTCCGAGAGAGAGGTTGACAAGCTATACTGGCAAGTTACTAAATTTACTCCCTTGCCCCACTTTCTTTGGGCCTGTTGGGCTCTCATCCAAAGTGAGCATTCGCATAtcgattttgattttttggc ATATGCTGCAATacgttttaatgaatattttagatGGAAGGGAGAAATCTCGAAGCTAGAAACAAAATATGACTAA
- the Eas gene encoding ethanolamine kinase 1 isoform X1 codes for MNICEEHLDITINENEIIVGAKDIIKKIRPSWPLQQLHFKIFTDGRTNKLVGVWYSGHYTDMVLIRIYGNNSALLIDRKSEINNIRILNKAGYTHCIYATFNNGFAYEFLEGETLTTETVRNPKVYPLIAKRMAEMHTLKFENESVSKEAFIWEKTKKFMQIMPKRFSDSLKQAKFEMLIPSHAILEEEYQILKSTLSKVNSPVVFAHNDLLLGNILYNPKRESVVFIDYEYTAFNHQAFDIVNHFTEFAGFDEPDYSLYPDENFQRMWLKEYLQVYNATTTVSEREVDKLYWQVTKFTPLPHFLWACWALIQSEHSHIDFDFLAYAAIRFNEYFRWKGEISKLETKYD; via the exons ATGAATATATGTGAGGAACATCTTGACATTACgataaatgaaaatgaaattattgttGGTGcgaaagatattataaagaaaattagacCGTCCTGGCCTTTACAACAACTGCATTTCAAG atattcaCTGATGGAAGAACAAATAAGTTGGTAGGAGTATGGTACTCGGGACATTATACAGATATGGTCCTGATTAGAATTTATGGCAACAATTCAGCGTTACTGATCGACCGAAaaagcgaaataaataatatccgG atATTGAACAAGGCTGGCTATACTCATTGCATTTATGCTACATTTAACAATGGATTTGCCTATGAATTTTTGGAGGGTGAAACTCTGACCACTGAAACAGTCAGGAATCCAAAAGTATACCCATTAATTGCGAAACGTATGGCTGAAATGCACACTCTCAAATTTGAAAACGAATCCGTGTCAAAAGAAGCCTTTATTTgggaaaaaacgaagaaatttatgcaaattatgCCCAAAAGATTTTCCGACTCCCTCAAGCAAGCAAA GTTTGAAATGTTAATACCGTCGCATGCAATATTGGAGGAAGAATATCAGATATTGAAAAGTACACTTTCCAAAGTGAATAGTCCCGTAGTGTTTGCTCACAATGATCTTCTACTAGggaatatattgtacaatcCAAAACGGGAGAGCGTCGTTTTTATCGATTATGAATACACTGCGTTCAACCATCAGGCATTTGATATAGTTAATCACTTTACAGAATTTGCCG GTTTTGACGAGCCAGATTATTCTTTGTATCCGGATGAAAATTTCCAAAGAATGTggttaaaagaatatttgcaAGTGTACAATGCGACGACTACGGTGTCCGAGAGAGAGGTTGACAAGCTATACTGGCAAGTTACTAAATTTACTCCCTTGCCCCACTTTCTTTGGGCCTGTTGGGCTCTCATCCAAAGTGAGCATTCGCATAtcgattttgattttttggc ATATGCTGCAATacgttttaatgaatattttagatGGAAGGGAGAAATCTCGAAGCTAGAAACAAAATATGACTAA